Proteins encoded by one window of Thalassoroseus pseudoceratinae:
- a CDS encoding VWA domain-containing protein, which produces MTYSFDDPRITAYILGELHEPDLSVFKLELARSTELQAAVEETRETISLLGNVFDQEPEWRLDSSRREKIVAAAQPPVSGTRTDAPTSRQGSAPVLAVVTLVLLAGFAVLLNSEASPTPMETLAKLEPPQEVSTSTTTDSLDSLNDELIVEFVDQGNGPGDVSLFAQSTQPKDKTVNFSDSRMTTLSTVTAQQPKGVTSFSIQDAESKQGLGSPLSYGTVAETWEYRNRSNQNSYFSNLYGVPRQRGRVNQNLGRSDVRWGATTPQSNSGPAVTRFDQFGLGANVDGRRGGQAEEFERRKIQGPQIVHDFQQTLNRKLSVLDGTVRQKVEGFQEQVPRLNEGLADLDAATVGKAIELQRQRIPAAKKIRVLAAGEQPAAEQYEPIVENPFIEPAGQSALSTFSIDVDTASYANVRRFLNNGQLPPPNAVRIEELLNYFRYDYPQPADGQPFSVNTEVAPCPWQPQHRLVRFGLKGREILKEQRPATNLVFLIDTSGSMSSGNKLPLVKTGLEMLVKQLGEGDRIAIVTYAGNAGLALPSTPAEQQGDILEIIRKLESGGSTNGAAGITLAYQQAVQNFIEDGANRVILCTDGDFNVGVSSDSELVKVIEKKRESGVFLSVLGFGMGNLKDGKLEKLADKGNGFYGYIDSEREAKRVFERELAGTLYTIAKDVKIQVEFNPAKVGAYRLVGYENRMLAARDFHDDRKDAGEIGAGHSVTALYEIIPFDALPAVAAKVDDLKYQRTDRRPGENSKELCTLKLRYKAPDADKSDLDKFAVHDLGTEAVQPSPDFEWQASVAAFGMLLRNSGHKGQASWPLVSELSAGAVGDDPTGQREEFRKLVQAAATLTK; this is translated from the coding sequence ATGACATATTCCTTCGATGATCCACGGATCACGGCTTATATTCTTGGCGAACTCCACGAACCGGACTTGAGTGTGTTCAAATTGGAACTCGCTCGTTCGACCGAATTGCAAGCAGCTGTCGAGGAAACACGCGAAACCATTTCGCTGCTCGGCAATGTGTTCGATCAGGAACCGGAATGGCGATTGGATTCATCGCGACGGGAGAAAATCGTCGCAGCTGCACAGCCTCCGGTCTCCGGAACACGGACGGACGCCCCGACCTCCCGCCAAGGATCGGCTCCCGTGTTGGCGGTTGTCACACTGGTTTTGCTGGCCGGTTTTGCGGTGCTTTTAAATTCGGAGGCTTCCCCAACGCCGATGGAAACCTTGGCGAAACTTGAGCCCCCGCAAGAGGTATCCACGTCCACTACGACAGACAGCCTGGATTCTCTGAATGATGAACTGATTGTCGAATTCGTCGATCAGGGAAATGGTCCTGGCGATGTTTCATTGTTTGCCCAATCAACGCAGCCCAAGGACAAGACCGTCAATTTTTCGGACAGTCGGATGACAACCTTATCAACGGTGACTGCGCAACAGCCAAAAGGTGTCACCAGTTTTTCGATTCAAGATGCCGAATCGAAGCAGGGACTCGGCTCCCCATTGTCGTATGGAACGGTAGCGGAGACTTGGGAGTACCGTAACCGCTCCAACCAGAATTCGTATTTTTCGAATCTTTATGGTGTGCCACGCCAACGAGGCAGAGTCAACCAGAACCTGGGCCGGTCAGACGTGCGTTGGGGAGCCACCACTCCGCAATCTAATTCAGGACCCGCCGTCACGCGTTTCGATCAATTTGGTCTGGGTGCTAACGTTGATGGGCGAAGGGGTGGACAGGCGGAGGAATTCGAACGACGGAAGATTCAGGGACCGCAGATTGTGCACGACTTCCAACAAACCCTGAATAGGAAACTGAGCGTACTCGACGGAACCGTCCGCCAAAAGGTTGAAGGATTTCAGGAACAAGTGCCGCGTTTGAACGAAGGTCTTGCCGACCTGGATGCAGCAACTGTTGGAAAGGCCATCGAGCTTCAGCGGCAGAGAATTCCGGCAGCGAAGAAAATCAGAGTTCTTGCCGCAGGCGAACAACCCGCCGCGGAGCAATACGAACCAATTGTCGAGAATCCGTTCATTGAACCCGCCGGTCAGTCGGCACTTTCCACGTTCTCGATCGATGTTGATACCGCCTCTTACGCAAATGTGCGACGGTTCCTGAACAACGGGCAATTGCCACCACCGAACGCTGTGCGAATCGAAGAACTTCTCAATTACTTCCGCTACGACTATCCACAGCCGGCGGACGGGCAACCGTTCTCGGTGAACACCGAAGTCGCCCCTTGTCCTTGGCAACCACAACACCGATTGGTTCGCTTCGGTTTGAAAGGCCGCGAGATTTTGAAGGAGCAACGGCCCGCGACGAATCTTGTGTTCCTCATCGACACGTCCGGTTCCATGTCCAGCGGTAACAAACTGCCGTTGGTGAAAACCGGCCTGGAGATGCTCGTCAAGCAACTTGGCGAAGGCGATCGCATTGCCATCGTAACCTACGCCGGGAATGCCGGTCTTGCGTTGCCCAGCACACCTGCCGAGCAACAAGGCGACATTCTGGAAATCATCCGCAAACTCGAGAGCGGCGGATCGACCAACGGAGCAGCAGGAATTACGCTCGCTTACCAACAAGCCGTGCAGAACTTCATCGAAGACGGTGCGAATCGGGTCATTCTTTGCACCGATGGTGATTTCAACGTTGGCGTCAGCAGTGACAGCGAGTTAGTGAAAGTCATCGAGAAAAAACGTGAGAGCGGCGTGTTCTTGAGCGTCCTCGGTTTCGGCATGGGGAACCTCAAGGATGGGAAACTTGAGAAACTCGCCGACAAAGGCAACGGCTTCTATGGCTACATCGATTCCGAACGGGAAGCCAAACGGGTTTTCGAACGCGAACTGGCGGGAACGTTGTACACAATCGCCAAGGACGTGAAAATTCAAGTTGAGTTCAATCCCGCCAAAGTCGGTGCCTATCGGCTTGTCGGCTACGAAAACCGAATGCTCGCCGCCCGAGACTTCCATGATGACCGCAAGGACGCTGGCGAAATCGGTGCTGGACATTCAGTAACGGCGTTGTATGAAATCATTCCATTCGACGCGTTACCTGCCGTCGCCGCAAAAGTGGATGACTTGAAATATCAACGCACCGACCGCCGCCCCGGTGAGAATTCCAAAGAATTGTGCACTTTGAAACTTCGCTACAAGGCTCCCGATGCCGACAAAAGCGACCTCGACAAATTCGCCGTCCACGATCTCGGCACTGAAGCGGTTCAACCTTCGCCGGACTTCGAATGGCAAGCCTCGGTGGCGGCGTTTGGAATGTTGCTGCGGAATTCCGGGCACAAAGGGCAAGCCAGTTGGCCACTCGTCAGCGAACTGTCTGCCGGTGCCGTTGGAGACGACCCGACTGGGCAACGCGAAGAGTTCCGAAAACTCGTCCAAGCTGCCGCAACGCTAACGAAATAG
- a CDS encoding SDR family NAD(P)-dependent oxidoreductase, with the protein MKTLRGKKALVTGAASGLGRAIALALAHEGVDLFLLDIDEAGLNEVIFEVTALRVCAVGRQCDLTKPEDITAAVEDLKKRWQHVDILVNNAGVAYYGPTHKMTAEQWDWILDINLRAPVRLVQELLPTLLERPESHILNMGSISGLVAGGRFAAYHVSKFGIVGFSEALRAEYGRKGIGVSVLCPGPVRTKLYENAAGGRPEKPVPTPPRWICTTEEKVAKAAVKAIRKNKRMILLTPLAHMLYTTKRIAPWFLDALSQIGRKKKHKATPAKPVESSQQRSRAA; encoded by the coding sequence ATGAAGACATTACGTGGAAAAAAAGCTCTTGTCACCGGAGCGGCATCCGGTTTGGGACGTGCTATCGCATTGGCTTTGGCTCATGAAGGTGTCGATCTGTTCCTGCTCGACATCGACGAGGCCGGCCTCAACGAAGTGATCTTTGAGGTAACTGCCCTCCGGGTCTGTGCGGTGGGTCGTCAATGCGACCTGACCAAGCCCGAAGACATCACCGCCGCGGTTGAAGACCTCAAAAAACGTTGGCAGCATGTTGACATTCTCGTCAACAATGCCGGTGTGGCTTACTACGGCCCGACTCATAAGATGACCGCCGAACAATGGGATTGGATTCTCGATATCAATCTCCGAGCGCCAGTCCGGCTTGTTCAGGAGTTGCTGCCAACACTGCTAGAGCGGCCAGAATCGCATATTCTCAATATGGGAAGCATCTCTGGTCTGGTGGCGGGAGGGCGGTTCGCCGCTTATCACGTCTCGAAGTTTGGTATCGTCGGTTTCAGTGAGGCTCTGCGTGCCGAGTATGGTCGCAAGGGCATTGGAGTCTCTGTGCTGTGTCCCGGTCCGGTTCGGACGAAACTCTACGAGAACGCGGCTGGCGGTCGTCCCGAGAAACCAGTCCCAACTCCGCCACGATGGATCTGCACGACGGAAGAAAAAGTCGCAAAAGCGGCCGTCAAGGCGATCCGCAAGAACAAACGGATGATCCTACTCACGCCGCTCGCTCATATGCTTTATACGACCAAACGCATCGCTCCTTGGTTCCTGGACGCACTCAGTCAAATCGGAAGAAAGAAAAAGCACAAGGCGACTCCTGCAAAGCCCGTCGAAAGCTCACAACAACGCTCCCGCGCTGCGTAG
- a CDS encoding HEAT repeat domain-containing protein, with protein MNSRNQRLRARGRRIAGVFVSACMCGLWPATLGTSLAEAADPSYQRSTQSSGPGLLNLEALVKKRPVMVLPSRESKPTTLVKPSTPASDLFEVVEQSAKSSATVSTPKAVRKASTPVTVPTVSLPVTVPTQDAVPKPTLRDESQDASPIAQSVFETEWTSASQPNANVATQVSFSSVESPEKIDPGIQNLISELTAEDHEIRQMAAFTLGESGEDAKVALPALRQSMFSNYTMVRLHAAEAVAKLNPGDDVAIEVLLRGLRDVNSEVRVMAATALFSVAPAHQADAVTVLKSLQNDPNEHVRLLAETALPIEEIQQPAPMPQEAYELPRRTVEVTPVDAEPAIEEESVPGEVSEISSQPVVEPQADAFDEHFTSPQSTSAALPPESNTGGLTPSESSVLAAEPVEKATASPTLSPELADLATRLGSADPIQQKYALSELVWFGSEARAVLPQVQTCLASSDEVVRAHAAKALHEIAPEYDRQAVSVLTELVGSVQPGVSPLAAYFLGEFDSKALLALPALREAMASSVGLDKLHVAEAILRIEPQDANAAATLVQAVADEDESSRFFAACALVAAAPYHDDIIVPALTTAQSDSSARVRMAADTTLTGYLTEPKGVATVVVAEPAEDVPTFDTVEIQQQEVTQFDQPTEEVSPLEPAVNEVQDPGPSQVQLVQVEVPVPDTSNQPANVPGEPAADSTPTELDTNIPVQKWTARTPGELKPIRYVTINTAPKRRDEDGRLQELPTNYGAAYLEQQGQTRTGQESRPWIVTSKSYEAPAYCHRPLYFEETNLERYGHHWHGVQPLVSAAHFYGRIPFMPYLATVSKPWECEYPLGKYRPGSCSPFQHELVPLRADAALVQVGAMAVPFFIIH; from the coding sequence ATGAACAGTCGAAACCAAAGATTGCGAGCTCGCGGACGTCGAATCGCCGGCGTATTCGTTTCAGCGTGTATGTGTGGTCTTTGGCCGGCCACGTTGGGGACATCTCTCGCGGAAGCCGCCGATCCGAGTTACCAACGTTCAACACAAAGTAGCGGCCCTGGCTTGTTAAATCTCGAAGCCTTGGTCAAGAAACGGCCAGTCATGGTTTTGCCTTCACGGGAGTCGAAACCGACGACTCTAGTCAAACCATCGACGCCAGCGAGCGACTTGTTCGAAGTCGTTGAGCAATCGGCAAAGAGTTCTGCCACGGTGTCCACGCCGAAGGCAGTTCGTAAGGCGTCCACGCCGGTGACGGTTCCCACGGTGTCCCTGCCAGTGACGGTTCCCACGCAAGATGCCGTCCCAAAACCGACTTTGCGGGATGAGTCCCAGGATGCGTCGCCAATCGCGCAATCTGTATTCGAAACGGAATGGACTTCTGCGAGCCAGCCGAATGCGAATGTGGCAACGCAGGTGAGTTTCAGTTCTGTAGAGAGCCCGGAAAAAATCGATCCCGGCATTCAGAACCTCATCTCTGAGTTAACTGCCGAGGATCACGAAATTCGTCAAATGGCGGCGTTTACGTTGGGCGAGTCTGGTGAGGACGCGAAAGTCGCATTGCCGGCACTCCGTCAGTCGATGTTTAGCAACTATACCATGGTGCGACTGCACGCGGCGGAAGCGGTCGCGAAATTGAATCCTGGCGATGATGTGGCCATCGAAGTGTTGCTGCGAGGCCTGAGAGATGTGAACTCGGAAGTTCGTGTGATGGCTGCGACTGCGTTGTTCAGCGTTGCTCCGGCTCATCAGGCGGATGCTGTGACTGTTCTCAAGTCGTTGCAAAACGACCCGAACGAACATGTCCGATTGCTTGCCGAGACAGCGTTGCCGATCGAGGAAATCCAGCAACCGGCGCCGATGCCACAAGAGGCGTATGAGCTACCACGTCGGACGGTCGAAGTGACTCCGGTCGATGCCGAACCCGCGATTGAAGAGGAATCTGTACCAGGTGAAGTGAGCGAGATTTCGAGTCAACCGGTTGTGGAACCGCAAGCGGATGCCTTCGACGAACATTTCACATCCCCCCAATCAACTTCCGCAGCGTTACCACCAGAATCAAACACAGGGGGACTGACTCCGAGTGAGTCGAGCGTCTTGGCAGCGGAACCGGTCGAAAAGGCTACGGCATCACCAACGCTGTCTCCGGAATTGGCTGATCTCGCCACTCGACTTGGCTCGGCGGATCCGATCCAGCAAAAGTACGCCTTGAGTGAATTGGTCTGGTTTGGATCCGAGGCGCGTGCCGTCTTGCCGCAGGTTCAGACTTGCTTGGCTTCCAGTGATGAAGTGGTCCGTGCCCATGCCGCCAAGGCTTTGCATGAGATTGCACCGGAGTACGACCGTCAGGCGGTCAGCGTTCTGACGGAGTTAGTCGGTTCCGTGCAACCCGGTGTGAGCCCGTTGGCTGCGTATTTCTTAGGGGAATTCGACTCGAAAGCACTCTTGGCTTTACCGGCACTTCGTGAGGCGATGGCCAGTTCGGTTGGGTTGGATAAACTTCACGTCGCCGAAGCGATCTTGCGGATCGAACCTCAGGACGCAAACGCCGCTGCTACGTTGGTGCAGGCAGTTGCCGATGAGGATGAGTCCAGCCGATTCTTCGCCGCTTGTGCTCTGGTTGCAGCGGCACCGTATCATGACGACATCATTGTGCCAGCATTGACGACGGCACAAAGTGATTCGAGTGCTCGTGTTCGGATGGCAGCCGACACAACTCTCACGGGGTATCTGACCGAGCCCAAAGGTGTTGCAACAGTCGTGGTGGCCGAACCTGCCGAAGACGTGCCAACCTTCGATACCGTTGAAATCCAGCAGCAGGAAGTCACGCAGTTCGATCAGCCGACCGAAGAAGTTTCCCCGTTGGAACCGGCGGTGAACGAGGTTCAGGACCCAGGCCCGTCACAAGTTCAATTGGTGCAAGTCGAAGTCCCTGTTCCTGACACGAGCAACCAACCAGCGAACGTTCCCGGCGAACCGGCTGCGGATTCGACACCAACGGAGTTGGACACAAACATCCCGGTCCAGAAGTGGACTGCTCGGACGCCGGGGGAACTCAAGCCAATTCGATACGTGACCATCAACACCGCCCCGAAACGTCGGGATGAAGATGGTCGCTTGCAGGAACTTCCGACCAACTATGGTGCGGCTTATCTGGAGCAACAAGGACAAACGCGTACCGGGCAGGAATCCCGCCCTTGGATCGTGACCAGCAAGAGTTACGAGGCTCCCGCGTACTGTCACCGGCCGCTGTACTTTGAGGAAACCAATCTCGAACGGTATGGCCATCATTGGCACGGTGTGCAACCGCTGGTTTCGGCGGCTCACTTTTACGGGCGAATCCCGTTCATGCCTTACTTGGCGACGGTCTCGAAGCCATGGGAATGTGAGTACCCACTCGGCAAATATCGTCCGGGAAGTTGCTCCCCGTTTCAGCATGAACTCGTGCCGTTGCGAGCAGACGCGGCCCTGGTCCAAGTCGGTGCAATGGCGGTGCCATTCTTCATCATTCATTGA
- a CDS encoding FHA domain-containing protein — MFAVSDEDSKNRSIQGDVAIGLVLEPTRRIANIRAVLLERGEWTIGSAEDCAIQLIVPGVQPRHATISVAAHQTILEASDSRTWHNDGPFRRAVLNPGDRIAIGPVEFRVRAATQEEIQKHSNTQVASSSVANPTSPEPHSLPASTNTPSQSSGATSLLNLEADRLARMRADLERKLDVLTSREQELIAEERSVQEEMNRQRATLESESSALRDRAADLRRQEDSLERQTRSFQRRTEEFETTVATREAKLDEAESKISLERESLNRERSDFIKEKEQLQESLADERSQLDSEREQHRSLMRSVEEEQDKLQGQTEELSRREEKLVAAETDLSHRLDDLQTRESAFNEQFAEYKQKQQELQSRQEEWEYQRQEFERQQQELESRVEQLQVREREFETAYLNSQTKADDLERHHHVFSDLKAEFSTAATELLGRQRAVEEREKDVADRLAQNTNTEHELNQLRMQLETDRTQVASERSELVEAARRIDERLEAVCQAEATISDQEEVLREREDSVAHRETVLTESEDQLRSLQEQVEADQRALKERVAAHEKESEALTRLRTELESLQESLDAQSSQVQTETKSLASRQEEISSLEKSLNERNYALQLDTEKLSELQKELNSRQVSLDEVEEKLQKEKKALASERDEFEAQRLTLNQERQELATEMDAMTELRSELESWQTSLDEESRQLQLDKESFNEEREKFTQETKHSQQQESDAPQNELTSLRDQIASQQSQFIEQKTACSQLESEVERLKSELTSKDSELVDLRQQLESLHTHRTEDQETNLSLTEQVASLENRLSQETAEFDQCKHELRNARNELEESCDALAKQAEELQELRRQLESRSVPEPNKSEIDDKLALLNQAEELRIAFEELETRQSALAEREQFLDRQTQQLANREVEVDQLLASLEDTSSALTEHRAAFVDALGAIEKTDEENTREVVGADEFTAEREELERLRAEIELERESLDAEKTRLATLQADLEQQSPSIENSNADQVDNLEDLAKIENESTTTTDDTDEAYDPFAAFAENTEEESHELDSPTESESSEVDGDDLISEALARLGVTADDNANQFDGSTDTAEPIKDSEPTSSGMRPELAAMFGIESDQTHDSPTSQMEPNSDPFDIFDTDRSSEDVESSSVESPELDSIATSSVDNTDDQVQEEIDVDNPDSIALYMERLLARNRKPGTTDAATSAPVKEEPLSVTEPNAIRKESTDTVEDETPPAEPKVPRKKIDKEAERAGLATMRELANFTAQSAVARHSWNKLRNAVLLKIGLATTCFATAGVLLGFNMPHSKIFAPIAVLGGGYVCVELAKSLRELKRVPKSKSKRKERPSAKTNEFESTC, encoded by the coding sequence ATGTTCGCCGTCTCCGACGAGGATTCTAAGAACCGTTCAATCCAAGGAGACGTGGCGATCGGTTTGGTGCTTGAACCAACCCGCCGAATTGCCAACATTCGAGCTGTACTTCTGGAACGCGGCGAATGGACGATCGGTTCCGCGGAAGACTGTGCGATTCAGTTGATCGTGCCCGGCGTACAACCGCGTCACGCGACGATCTCCGTCGCAGCTCATCAAACAATCCTCGAAGCTTCGGATTCACGAACGTGGCACAACGATGGTCCGTTTCGTAGAGCCGTTCTCAATCCTGGGGACCGGATTGCAATCGGACCAGTCGAGTTCCGCGTGCGGGCCGCAACTCAGGAGGAAATTCAGAAGCACAGCAACACTCAAGTCGCTTCGTCGAGTGTCGCTAACCCAACGTCCCCCGAACCACATTCCTTGCCAGCCAGCACCAACACCCCAAGTCAATCGAGCGGTGCGACATCCCTTCTCAACCTCGAAGCCGATCGCCTTGCAAGAATGCGGGCCGATCTGGAACGAAAACTCGATGTGCTGACTAGCCGCGAGCAGGAGTTGATTGCGGAAGAGCGGTCGGTTCAGGAGGAAATGAATCGTCAGAGAGCGACGCTGGAATCCGAGTCCTCAGCACTGCGGGACCGCGCGGCGGATCTTCGTCGACAAGAAGACAGTCTGGAGAGACAAACACGATCATTCCAACGCAGGACGGAAGAGTTTGAGACGACAGTTGCAACTCGGGAAGCCAAACTCGACGAAGCGGAGTCGAAGATCAGCCTCGAAAGAGAGTCTCTAAATCGTGAACGTAGCGACTTCATCAAAGAGAAGGAGCAACTGCAAGAGTCGCTCGCCGATGAGCGTTCGCAACTCGATAGTGAGCGAGAGCAACATCGCTCGCTCATGCGATCCGTCGAAGAAGAACAAGACAAGCTGCAAGGGCAGACAGAGGAGCTTAGTCGACGCGAAGAAAAACTAGTCGCTGCCGAAACAGACCTTAGTCATCGTCTCGACGACCTTCAAACACGCGAATCAGCGTTCAACGAACAGTTCGCGGAATACAAGCAAAAACAGCAAGAACTCCAGTCACGTCAAGAGGAATGGGAATATCAACGCCAGGAGTTCGAGCGACAACAGCAGGAGTTGGAGAGTCGCGTCGAACAACTACAAGTTCGAGAACGCGAATTCGAGACAGCGTATCTCAACTCTCAGACGAAGGCAGACGATCTTGAACGACACCACCACGTATTTTCCGACCTGAAAGCGGAATTCAGCACCGCAGCGACAGAGTTGCTGGGTCGACAACGCGCGGTCGAAGAACGGGAAAAAGATGTCGCCGACCGATTAGCGCAAAACACCAACACGGAACATGAACTCAATCAACTGCGAATGCAGTTAGAGACGGACCGCACGCAAGTCGCCAGCGAACGTAGCGAACTAGTCGAAGCTGCACGACGAATCGATGAACGCCTCGAGGCCGTTTGTCAGGCTGAAGCAACGATCTCGGATCAGGAAGAGGTTTTGCGGGAACGAGAAGATTCCGTTGCACATCGAGAGACAGTTCTCACTGAATCCGAAGACCAACTCCGATCACTTCAAGAGCAAGTCGAGGCTGATCAAAGAGCACTTAAAGAGAGAGTTGCAGCCCATGAAAAGGAATCTGAGGCGTTAACCCGTCTTCGAACAGAACTTGAGTCTCTGCAAGAATCGCTCGACGCTCAATCCTCTCAAGTGCAAACGGAGACTAAGTCACTAGCAAGTCGGCAGGAAGAGATTTCGTCACTTGAGAAGTCGTTGAACGAGCGTAATTACGCACTACAACTTGACACCGAAAAACTATCTGAACTGCAGAAAGAGTTAAATTCCCGACAAGTTTCACTGGATGAGGTCGAGGAAAAACTACAGAAAGAGAAAAAGGCACTTGCTAGCGAACGCGATGAGTTCGAGGCTCAACGTTTGACGCTGAACCAAGAGCGTCAAGAACTGGCCACAGAAATGGACGCCATGACGGAGCTGCGTTCCGAATTGGAGTCATGGCAAACCTCATTGGATGAGGAAAGTCGCCAACTCCAGTTAGACAAGGAGTCATTCAACGAAGAGCGTGAGAAGTTCACACAGGAAACCAAACACTCGCAGCAGCAAGAATCTGATGCGCCCCAGAATGAATTGACTTCGCTACGCGATCAGATTGCATCGCAACAGTCGCAGTTCATTGAGCAAAAAACAGCTTGTAGTCAGCTGGAATCCGAGGTCGAACGATTAAAATCGGAACTGACTAGCAAGGACTCCGAGTTGGTTGACCTTCGACAGCAACTCGAAAGCCTTCATACACACCGGACTGAAGATCAGGAAACCAATCTTTCCCTGACTGAGCAGGTCGCTAGCCTTGAGAACAGACTGTCCCAGGAGACTGCCGAGTTTGATCAGTGCAAGCACGAGCTAAGAAATGCGAGGAATGAACTTGAGGAGTCTTGTGATGCTCTTGCAAAACAAGCTGAAGAACTGCAGGAGCTTCGACGACAACTAGAGTCTCGGTCGGTGCCAGAGCCGAACAAATCAGAGATTGACGACAAGCTCGCGTTGCTGAATCAAGCGGAAGAGCTGCGGATTGCATTCGAGGAACTCGAAACACGTCAATCTGCGTTAGCGGAGCGAGAACAATTCTTAGATCGTCAAACTCAGCAACTCGCAAATCGAGAAGTCGAAGTTGATCAACTGTTAGCGTCTCTTGAGGATACGAGTTCTGCTCTGACTGAGCACCGGGCCGCATTCGTCGATGCTTTGGGGGCAATTGAGAAAACTGACGAGGAAAATACTAGAGAAGTTGTCGGCGCAGACGAGTTCACAGCCGAGCGTGAAGAGCTTGAGCGTCTGCGGGCGGAGATTGAACTTGAAAGAGAAAGCTTAGACGCAGAAAAGACAAGACTCGCAACCTTACAGGCAGACTTGGAACAACAATCTCCTAGCATTGAGAATAGCAATGCAGACCAAGTCGATAATCTTGAAGATCTCGCTAAGATTGAAAATGAATCGACAACTACGACGGATGACACAGATGAAGCCTACGATCCATTTGCAGCTTTTGCAGAGAACACTGAAGAAGAGTCTCATGAACTAGATTCGCCAACGGAATCCGAGAGTTCGGAAGTTGATGGTGATGATCTCATCTCAGAAGCGTTGGCACGACTCGGAGTCACCGCCGACGATAATGCCAATCAGTTCGATGGTAGCACTGACACTGCTGAGCCAATCAAGGACTCAGAACCGACATCTTCCGGAATGCGGCCGGAACTTGCGGCAATGTTCGGCATTGAATCGGATCAGACGCACGACTCGCCAACGAGTCAAATGGAGCCTAACTCTGATCCATTCGATATCTTTGATACAGATCGATCAAGTGAAGATGTTGAGTCGTCTTCTGTTGAGTCGCCGGAGTTGGATTCGATCGCGACTTCAAGTGTGGACAACACTGACGATCAGGTCCAAGAAGAGATTGATGTCGACAATCCAGATTCCATCGCTCTCTATATGGAGCGACTCTTAGCCCGAAATCGAAAACCGGGAACCACAGACGCCGCAACCTCGGCACCGGTCAAGGAAGAACCACTTTCCGTGACCGAACCGAATGCGATTCGGAAGGAATCGACGGATACGGTCGAGGACGAAACACCACCGGCGGAACCAAAAGTTCCGAGAAAGAAAATCGACAAAGAAGCGGAACGTGCAGGCTTGGCGACGATGCGTGAACTGGCCAATTTCACGGCTCAGAGTGCGGTGGCTCGTCATAGTTGGAACAAGTTGCGGAATGCTGTCTTGCTTAAAATCGGACTTGCGACAACGTGTTTTGCAACAGCCGGAGTTCTGCTTGGCTTCAACATGCCACATTCGAAGATCTTCGCACCGATCGCCGTGTTGGGCGGTGGCTATGTCTGTGTCGAATTGGCGAAGTCGCTTCGTGAATTGAAGCGTGTTCCAAAGTCGAAGAGCAAGCGGAAGGAACGTCCATCGGCTAAAACCAACGAATTCGAATCAACTTGCTAA
- a CDS encoding sterol desaturase family protein, which translates to MMTQSEFTEFGIAFGIALVFASLVEYVVHRWMHGRGFLSKKHARHHQDGDGQGWFFEFCDYTLGSLPILWFGFLYSIPAGLGYAIGGILYAALSAYAHQLQHEYPEMVFWMPRPVHYLHHHHKMWRHNFGILVDIWDRIFGTYKPVEPTDDTSLPNRTLSKLIRIRWF; encoded by the coding sequence ATGATGACACAATCCGAGTTCACCGAATTTGGCATTGCATTTGGCATCGCCCTCGTATTCGCAAGTCTCGTGGAATACGTCGTCCATCGTTGGATGCACGGCAGAGGGTTTCTTAGCAAGAAGCACGCACGACACCACCAAGACGGTGATGGGCAAGGATGGTTCTTCGAATTCTGCGATTACACTTTGGGAAGCCTACCGATTCTGTGGTTCGGTTTCCTGTATTCGATCCCTGCGGGCTTGGGCTACGCGATTGGCGGCATTCTTTACGCTGCGCTCTCGGCGTATGCCCATCAGCTCCAGCATGAATACCCCGAGATGGTGTTCTGGATGCCCCGCCCAGTTCACTACTTGCATCATCATCACAAAATGTGGCGACACAACTTCGGAATCTTAGTTGATATCTGGGATCGAATTTTCGGCACCTACAAACCTGTGGAACCGACAGACGACACCTCATTACCGAATCGGACACTTAGCAAGTTGATTCGAATTCGTTGGTTTTAG